The nucleotide window CTGCTTGCTTCGGCGCGAGTGCCGATGTTGAGTTCACGGATACGGGGTCGTCGTGGGTCGCGCCGGGAGGAATGGTTCCGTACAGTGATGGCAATACGGGTCGCGTTGATAATACGCCGTGCGATGCGTACGATATCGGGGCGAAGCAGGCGTATTTCCTGGCGTCGGAGGGTGTGCGCTACGACGCGACGTGGGAGAGAAAAGATGAAACATGCGAGAAAAGAGTTCTGGGTGAATGGACTGACGTAGGAACAAATTCATTTTGCAAGACGCATATTGTTGATGAAGGCGGCAGCGAGGTTGCGACCATTGAAACGCAGACGGGGTGCCCGACAGGCTCAAGTGTGCGAAACCCAAAAGATGAGTGGCACGACCAAGGCGACGCGACGGTGGATTGGCATCATTTGGAGACGAGGTCGTGTCCTTCCTGCTCTCCTGCTAGCGAGATTTGCGACTACGCAGATAATGACTGTGATAACGAGGTGGATGAGGGGTTCAACGCAGGGGATAGTTGTGGCGGTCCGGGATGTGTTCTTGACTGTCTCAGCGATGGTTCCGGGACGCAGTGCGTGCTCAACACGACGTGGGCACCGCCGGACGCGACCGAGACGAATTGTGGTGACGGCATTGACAACGACTGCGACGGGAGTCTTGACTGTGCAGATAGTGACTGCGACTACCAGGTAGTGCCTAAGTCGTCAACAGGTGAGACGTGGACGCCGCCTGCAGGGAATACGGGATGGGTGCGAGTGAAGTACACGGAGAGGGGAGTCGCGCATGAAATTTTTTACGCGAGTGTTGATGCTACGAAAACGTACGCGTCTGAACTTGATCGTTCCTGCCAGCAAGTGAAGTGCGACCCGGGGCCTCCCCTTGCTCAGTACGGCTTGAGTGGTAGGCAAAACCTCTTCTTGGTTGAGGACGGGGCGGATGTTGCTTCAGATAGATCGCTTTGTCGGTGTGAGGGCTTTGCTTCCGAAGCGGGGTGCGAGGATGGGCAGATGTGCACTTCAAGTTCTGATGGGCAAGCAAGAACGCGTGTCGATGCAACGTGGGAATGGGAGGAGGAAGTTGGCGATCCGGGTTGCGGGTCGTGCTCGGCTGAAGTGTGTGATGGTCTTGACAACGATTGTGATGGCGTTGTGGACAACGGTTTTGATCCTGAATCATGCAGACCGCTCTGCGAGTATCAGGGTTTTCAGTGGACGAACAATGGGGGCTCGTTAAATTGTTGTGGGAACGATGCGGGCGAGGATAATCCCTTCGAGGGTGTTGAGTCATTGTGTTTTGACGGAAATGACAACGACTGCGATGGCAACATTGATTGTAACGACAATGACTGCGCCGGGTTTGGTGGAACGTCGGTGGAGAATAGCGTGTCCGGGCGGGATTCATGGTCTGCCCCTGGCAATGTCTCGAACCTCGCCCGGGCGGAGCAGTCTTCGGGGAGCAGCTTGGTTGAGTTCGCGCCGCGTGGCGGTGAAACGTACAACACCGTTATTCGTACGAAGACGAGTATTGTGCCTGTGACATTTGGCTCGTGCGGTGGCAGCGCGGGAGTGGGCAGCGTTGGGTGCGCGCCTTACGAGCAGCAGTTCTATGAAGTGCGCGACTCGTTAGGTAACGTGATCGGGACAGATCGCGTCGGGGAAACGTGCAGAGCATCGTGTGGTACGGCTTTCGGTGCTGACAGTTGTGGAAGCCATATTCCGGGGTGTGAATCGCAGGCTGGCGAGTCTGAGAGTGATGAGTTGTCTGACTGGACGTGGGAAGAATCAGCGGGGGACGCGTGTTCTTGCGAAGACAATGATGGTGACGGCGTGAACGCCACGGGAGGGTCGTGCGGCCCTATTGACTGCGACGACAACGACGCCAGCGTCAGCTCGACCATCACGTGCACGGACTACAACACCTGCACCGACACGAGCATGTGCACCACGTCCTGCCCTGCAGCGCCCGCCGAGATTTGCGATGACGGCGTTGACAACGACTGCGACGGGTTGGCTGATTGTCGTGATAGTGATTGTGCCGGTCCGGACAACGATGGTGATTTGTACTTTTCCTCTTCAAGCAGTTCTGCTTGCCCCGTGGATTGCAACGATTCGGACCCGAACAACTATCCGGGGAACGTCGAGGTTTGCAGTGACGGGGCGGATAACGACTGTGATGGCTTCGTTGACGAGGCGGACAGCGCGTGCGTGATTAATTTGACGCTTGCGCCGAGCCCTGCCAACCCTGCAACGACGGTGACTGCGACGGTTGAGGCGTTCGATGGCGTGTTCCAGACGGGCTCGTACCGGGTGAGCGTGTGCGATTATCAAGGATGTGACCTGAGCGATCCGACCGGGTGCGTGGCGGGGAGTGCTATTGATCCGAGCTGCGATCGCCTGGACGCGAACGGCCTTGCGAGTGTGGCGTGTTCGTTCACTGCGCCGGGAATCGGGGCGGGTTACGGTTATTACGCGTGCGTTGGCGAAAATGCGGATCAGGAGCTCTTGGATGTTGTTGGTGGGGGGCATTGTGGCCTTGGCAGTTCCCACGCTGAGGATGATGAGGTCTCTCCTGCCGAGTTCTTTCACGAGTGCGACGCGTCGGAGGAGGGGGGTGATTGTTCGGGCGTGACGGATTGCAATTCGTATAATTATTCTTCGTGCTCGTCGTGCAGGGTGGAGAGCAGTTCCGGCTCGAGCAGGCTGTATTTCTCGTGTGATGATTACTGGTGTAGCGGCCTTGAGGCGGATAGCTCTGCAGGGTGCCAGGATTCAGGAAGCGACTGGTTCCCTCTTGACGAGGTTTGTGACCTTGTCCGCGCTAATGATTCTTCTGCAGGTCCTGCGTTGGGGCGGGGCTTTTGTGGGTATAACTGGTGCAGCCCGCCTTCAGAGAACGTGGCGTATCTTTGTCACGTGAACGCGTCGGGCTCGCCGGTGTGGACGCCGAATGCGTCTTTGCCCTTGACAGCTGAGGCTGGCGTTCTTGGTGGCGATGCTCAGTGTAGTGACGGGTTCGATAACGACTGTGATGGGCTTATTGACTGCGATGATGATGGGTGCGATTGTGAGGGAGATAATAATCAGGTGACATGCGAAGATTTGGGTTTTCAGTGGGATGCTTCGCGGTCTCCTCCTGAGCGGCGGTGCTGTGGGGATGAGCAGAATGCGTCATGGCATGAGGACGACCCGTTCGGCGTTAGCGAGGCGGGGCTTTGCGGTGATGGGCGTGATAATGATTGTGATAATGAGAATGATTGGGATACGCTTGATCGTGACACGGGCGATGGGTGGGATAGCGCGGGGGTTCACGGGGACAACGATTGTGCGGTGAGCATTGTACGTTTCTCGGCGCCTAATTCCTCAGAGGCGGGAACGCCCTTTGTCGTGAATTGTACCGTGAACAGCCCCGGAGAGTTCAACAGCGTTCACGTCGTGCTTGACGAGAATGAGGATGGCGAGTTTAACCTCTCAAAAGGGGACGTGCTCTGCCCGTTCATGCAGTGGCTTGCCGCGACCCCCACCGTCGCGCAGTTCAATTGCTCGTCCTCGTTGCCGAGTGGTTCGTATGCGAGGACGCAGTGCTTCGTGAACACCAGCAGGAGTTACGACGCGACGGGGCCGCTTCAGAACAGCACACTCCTGACCGGTTGTTTTGACAACGATGGTGACGGGTACCAAGGGTATGATCCTTTAGGATGCCCGAGCGGCGATGATTGTAACGATGCTGATGTGAGCGTTCACCCGGGAGGTTTGGAGATTTGCGAGGATGGTGTTGATAGCAACTGCAACGGGAATGATGATGAGGCGTGTCCGTTGCCCCTTGTTTTCCGTGTTGATTTCGAGACGAATGTGTTCGATACGGCGCCGACGTGGGAGCCGTTCAACGTGAGTGATTACGGAGCGGTGCCGGGTTGGTGGTACGGGTGGCAAGACAGCGTGGGCGACGGAGTCACGAGCAGTGACGCTTCCTTGCCCGTGTGGGGGTCTTTGCTTGGCGACCACCATGATGTGAATGGTGTTTGGGATGCTGACGTTCCTGAGAAGACAGGCTATACTGTGAACGTGTATACTGGCGACGCGTCTCTTGATTCTGGTTTGTTTGATGTGTATGCTGAAGGCTTCTTGAAGTTATTTGATGTGCAGAGCGGGGCGGGAGAGTACAAAGTGGAAACGTTTGAAACGAATGTGACTGACGGCACGCTCTCCTTGCAGTTTGTCGTGAATGGCGATCGCGGGCTCGTGAGTGGCGTGGAGGTGTTCTACACGGCGTGTGACTTTGACATGGACGAGGATAATCACTCTGGCGCCTCATGTGGCGGGAATGATTGTGATGATACAAACCCGTTCCGTTCGAGCTTGAGTACGAACCCGTACTGTGATTGTAATGACGCCGCGCCGTACCAAGACGTGCAGAGCGAGTCTGCGTTCGGGTGTGATGGCATTGACAATGATTGCGATGGAGAGGTTGATGAAGGCGTTGGCGGTTGCTTTGGAACGTTGGAAGGGTATGTTTTGAATCAGTTTGGTGTCGGGATTGAGCAAGCACTGGTTACTGCACAAAAGCAAGGCGTTCCCGATAGGAATACTGAGAGTGATGTTAGCGGGTTTTATTCCATGTCACTTTCGTCCGGGAACTACGTCGCGAGTGCACGCAAGTTCGGGTTCATGCCTGACACTGCACCGGTAAGTATCGTGACGGGTTCGACAACCTATCAGAACTTTACGTTGTTGAATGGGTCGTGCACGGCTGATTGCACGAATTGGGAGGGGCGCTGTGACACGTCGTGTGAGGGGTATGTTGATCCCGCAACCGGGGACACGTGCCATTTCTATGATGAGAAAGTAGAGGCGCTCTGCGAAGGCAAGCTTCTTGGAACGGATGTGTTTTACGGTACGGGGAGTGATGATCGTGATTTGTTTGTGACGTGTTGTGAGGGAGGCCCTGGCGGTGGCGCGCCGCGGGAGTTGAGGCGCCCGCTTCTCGATGTTGAGGGCAATATGAAGCACTTGGTGAGAAGAACGATTACGTCAAGGTGCGGGGCTCAGCCGTGCAAGGTTATTGTTTTCACGTGGGAGTAATCGAGCATGGTAGGTTTAGGGGGTTTTGTTGCTTCGTGCACAAAAGCTTTTTAAGGTGTGCGTAGTTCCTCATAACAATTGTTAAGATGGCAGGGTTGCGGTTGCTGGTTCGTACGCACAGCAACACAGCCCTCATTCCCGATTACGGCGTGGTGCGTTACGCATTGAAAAGTAGTAGGTGAAGAGCATGGATCGTGTGGAAAAGAACGCTGAAGGCGAAGGGCATGAGCAGGAAATGAGTAAGCAGAAGCGTATTAGGAAGGAGATGACTATCGGGGAGGTTGTGCAGCGTTACCCTTCTGCTGCAGAAGTGTTGATGCGTGAGGGCATTCACTGTGTTGGTTGTGGTGTTGCTCAGTTTGAAACAATCGAGCAGGGGTTGCTTGGTCATGGCTTGACGCCTGATGAGGTTGATGAGCTTGTGGAAGAGCTCAATAACGCTATTCCTGAGGAGGCAGGGGATCCTGAGAAGATTGTCATCACTGAAGTTGCTGCGAGGAAGCTCAAGGATATCCTTGAGGCGCAGGGGAAGAAAGGAGGGGGCCTGCGTATTGCAGTGCAGCCTGGAGGGTGTGCGGGGATGTCCTATCATTTTGATATTGAGGATCACGAGCAAGAGGGCGATGTGGTTTTTGATGTGGGCGGCGTTCGTTTCTTCATTGATGCTGAGAGTGCAAAGCTGCTTCGCGGGGCGAAGGTGGATTATGTTGATGCGCTTCAGGGTGCAGGGTTTAAGATTACCAATCCAAACGCGCAGTCGACGTGCGGTTGCGGGCAGTCTTTTTCTTGAGGGGATGGCGCGTCGTTCCTCGTGGGTGTGCCCTGTCTCGGGTTCTTTTTCGGGCCGCGTTATTTTTTGGTTTGTGGGTGCGGGAGTAAAAAAACGACTTTCAAAATTTTGTTTTGATGATTGAAAGGAAATTTTTAAATAAAGGGGGTGTTGGCACGTGATAGTGCAGTGGTGTTTTTTTGATGAGTCAGAAGAAGCGAACAAAAAAGCGAAGGGAAGACGTCGCGGTAAAAACAGTTGAAGGAGGGGGGAAAGGAGGCAGCGCGGCTGCTAAGACGCGCTGGTCGGCGCGTTTCGCGGTGCGCCTTGCCCTGCTCGTGCTCATCATAGGCCTCCTTTTCTGGGCCAGGACAAGCCCTGCTGCGCAGTTGCTTTCGCTCTCAGAACTGAAGGATCAGCGAGGCGCTCTTCTCGCTCAGGTTGACGATCATTACGTGTCCTCTGTTGTGATTTTCGTCGTTGTCTACATCGCAGTTGTTGCGCTTTCCATCCCGGCCGCTGCGGTTTTGACGCTTCTTGCCGGATTCCTTTTCGGGACAATTCTTGGCGCCGTGTACGTCAATGTTGCCGCTACGGCAGGGGCGGGGATTGTCTTCTTAGTTGCTCGCTACCTGCTCGGCTCCTGGGTGCAGGAGCGTTATGGAGAGCGGCTTCGCGCGTTCAATGAAGAGTTGCGCGTGCACGGTCATCGGTATTTGCTCACGCTCAGGCTCATTCCTGTCATTCCTTTTTGGCTTATTAATTTGCTCGCTGCCATGACGAAGGTGCCCTTTCGCACGTTTTTGTGGACGACATCGCTTGGTATTTTGCCGGGTTCGCTCGTGTACGCTTATGCAGGCCGCCAGTTTGGCTCGTTGGATTCGCTCGCTGGCTTGCTCTCGCCGGGCGTCGTAACCGCGTTTTGCTTGTTGGCGCTCTTGAGTGCTCTGCCCCTCTTGCGAGAAAAGTTTTTGCATAAAAAAGCTGGTGGAAGGAGGAGGTGATGGTTGATGGGCTATGTTTTGGTCGCTCCGGTGGGGGATAATCCTCGGGCGTTGTTTGTGGGGATGAAAGAGTTTCCTACAACAAAGGCTGTGCTGATAGCGCCGCCGGCGCGGTACGGCCGGGCAAAAAAGCTCAAGAAGCAACTTGAGCAGTTTACTGTCCCGACGGAGATTATTGAAATAAGGGGTAGTGTCATGGAGGAAATGTTTCGCGTTTTTGGCGCGCTGTGCGAGAAGTACTTGGCAGAAGAGGTGATTGTAAACGTTGCGACGGGCGATAGGATGAGCACGTGCGCAGCGTTGAGTGCGTCGTACGCTAATGGGCTTCGCGCGTTCGGAGTTGAAGGCGACTCGGTCATGGTCTTGCCGATCTTGCGACTTTCTTACTACCGGGAGCTGAGTGAACGAAAGCTCAGGATTTTGCAGGCGCTCGATGCAAACCGGTGGACGTCTTTGCAGCAGCTCAGCAAGGCGTTAGGCATGTCTGCCGCCTTGGTTTCCTATCATTTGAACGGGAATTATAAGTATCTCGGCTTGCGGCAGCACCGCCTCGTTGAGGTGAAAGAAGAGCATCAGCAACTGATGGTTCGGCTTTCCCAGATGGGCGTTTTGCTCTTGAAAGGGTACGTTGCGCAGAAGAATAATCGATAACGCGGAAAAAAAAGTGGCATAGTGTAACGGGCGGATGAGTGCCTGGCACGTTCGCAAGCAAAAAAAGGAAGGCTTATAAAACAACGTTTGTGTTATGGTGGTGGTATGGGATCATGGTTGAAGGGATCGTGGTGGCTGGTGTTCGGAAGTGTTCTCGTGCTTGCACTGCTCTCTGCGTGTTCAAGAAGCGTGGAGGAGGGTGGTGTGGCGAAGGTCGTGGTTCGGCAAGTGTTGACGGTGTGCCCGTCAAGGCTTGGTTTCTTGGATGTTGAGCGTTGTGAAACGTGGGTGTTGGTTGATTCGCGGGAGGCGCGGCTCGGGTTCCCCTTGGGTTCGGTGAATGCGTCTTCGCTCAACGTGTCCGTTAATGAATCGCTCTTGGCGAACGTAACAAAGCAAGAACCCTTCGTGCTTTCTTGGAATGGCGTTTCCAGCGTGTTTGTCGCCCCGCTCAAGAGAGAAGATGGTGAGCGTTTATGCTCTGCGTACGGTTATGATTCTGCGCCGTTAACGCTTCCTTTCGGGTTTTGCGACCTTCTCTTGTATGAAGCGTTTGAGAAGCAGCCTTGGAAGGAGTTCCCGGCGAGTGCGTGCGGTGGTAGCGTGAGTGAGGAGTGTCTTTTGCGGCATGCTGAGCGCATACCTGACGCGGATCGCAAGCTCGCCATGTGTGACACGTTTCCTGACGCGTTTCAAACGGCGCGTTTGCATTGCTTTGGGAATTATTTCGAGTCGCTTAAGTTGCGGGGGACGTTTGTTTTGCGCGAAGAAGCGTGCAAGGGCGTTGTGCATCGCCAGGATTGTTTTGATGCGTATTATTTTTACGCTCCCGCGTGTGGCTTGATTAAGACGGGGTGGTTGAGTCTGCAGTGCGAGCGAACATACAGCTTCACGGAAGACAAGGCAAGGAGCTTTAACAATGAATGTTTGTTCTTGCTCGAGGATGGACAGCTCAAGGGCGCCCTTGCCGCGTGCAATAAGGCGTTGGATTTGAGCGAAGGAAGGGAAGGGTTTATTTGGGACTCGAAAGGGCAAGTGCTTGAGGCGTTGGGGAGGCTTGACGAAGCAAGGCAAGTGTACGAGGTTGCTTTGCGGTTAGATCCTCGTTTGCATGAGACAAGAGAACGGCTTGATCGGCTTCAGGATTGAAGGAGGAAAACTGGCATGTTTGTGTTCGAAGCGTGTTTGATTGGTTAAGAAGGAGGTGGTGCGCGTATGGCTGTTGAAGAAAGATCGGTGTTTTTTATTTCGTTGGTTGCCGTTGTCGCCTTGGTTTTTCTTGGCGTCCTGAGTTTTGGCGCTGGAAGGGCGGGGTTGCCCGCAGTTGGTTTTGCTGCCGGGGGGGATGACGATGAAGATTGCGGGTGTGATGACGCATTTAAGCAGTGTATTCGTGGCTGTGGCGATTGGAACAATCCGGGGTACGCTTCTTGTGGGAAGCGTTGCATTGATACGCACGAGCAGTGTTTTATTTGGTGTATGATTGGACAAGGAAATCTTGATTTGGGTATTGACGATATGGAGCCGGATACTGATGATGATGGTATTGGCTATGGCGGGTGAGGGGTTGTTCCTGTGCGGGGCGTTATGCTGTTGTTGATTCGACCATGATGCACATGCCGTGAATGGCGTCTATGCCTTGTTTTTTGCAGAACGAGAGGGCTTCGGCGCTTTCGCTTCCGGGTTGGAACCACGCCTTGCGTATGCCTTGTTTTGCAGCTTGGTGCAGTACGTCGAGCGCGATGGGCGGGGGGACAACAAAGACGACGACGTCGATCGTTCCCGGGTAGTCTTTCAGTGTTTTGTATGCGGGGATGCCGTCAACGTCTGGTGCGTTGGGATTGACGGGGATGGCGAGGTAGCCTGCTTGTTTGAGGGTGTGGAAAACCTTGTAGCCGTATTTTTCTTTGTTCGGCGTCGCTCCTATTACTGCATAGATGTTCTTTTTGTCGAGGAAATGTTTGAGGTCCTGGTCAGGATGCATGTCAAGTAGGGGCGCCGTGTCTTGGAGCAGGTTTTGCTCCTCAACGATGTCAGGGCGTCGTCTTTTATGGTGTGTGTTTGAGGGGGTGTTTGTATAGGTTGGTTTATAGGGTAGTTTATAGGTTGGCCTCGATGAATTGTTTGAGTTCTGCTTCGGGGCGCATTCCCACGCTTTTTGCGACTGGTTCGCCGTTCTTAATGATGAAGAGGGTGGGTATGCCTTGGACGCCGAAGGTTTGCGGGAGGCTTTGTTCTTCATCTACATTGCACTTGGCAAACTTCATTTTGCCTGCGTATTCTTCGCTGAGTTTCTCAAAGACTGGAGCCATCATTTTGCAGGGGCCGCACCAGGGCGCCCAGAAGTCGATGATGACGGGCTTGTCGCTGTTTTTGACTTCTTGTTCGTAATTTTCCGCGGTTAAGTTGACGATTGCCATTGGGGTTTGTTCCTCCTTTTTCTCTTGGGTTGCGGGGTTTCACCCTGCTTTTTTTGAATAAACCCTTCTTTCTTTTTAAATGCTTCTTTAAACAGCTCAAAACTGCTCTTTTTTTGCAGGACTGCAGGGGCGGGTCTTTTGCTTCCGTTTTGCGTTGTGCGGATGTTATACGGCGATGAGGAGGTATGCATCAACGAGCACCAGCGTCCAGAAAAGCACGTGTTCTGTGGTTTTCCCGACTCGGACCGGCCCCTTGAGCCGGAGCGTGCTGGGAAAGAAGGGTCTCACGCCGCGGGGGGTTATGGCTTCGGAGAAAATGTGGGAGAGATAGCCGAGGAGGAAGAAAAGGGCGGCTCCTTGCCGTGGTGCGATGCCGTAGAGGAGGATGGTGAAGAACACGGCGAAGAGGACGGAGTGGAAGACGCCGCGGTGGGGGAAGAGCCACGCAATAATTTTTGCTTTCCTGCCGAGGGCGCTCTTGTGTTCGTCAAGGTCTGGCAGGAGGGCGCCGAGAAAGAGGGCGATCGTGCCAAGAATGCCTATGCGGATTCCTGTCATGTGCTCAACGAGGAGGCCGAAGAAGAGGGCGATGGCGAGATGGGTTTTTCCAAGCATGGTCTGACTGTTCAGGCGTTTTTCCTTTTTTATCTCTTTATTTTTTTATCTTTTTGTGTTTCTGGGTGTTCTTTTTTGAGTTCTTTCAAGTGAGGGAGCGTTGTTGGTCAGGGTTGACAAGAGCGTATTTCTCCCATGCGAGGGGGAAAGTGTTATAAACTCGCCGGTTTCCCTCGTGCCGAGCCACAAGAGGTTGTTGTATGGAAGAAAACACAGGTGCAGTTGGGAAGAAGCGATTGCGTGTCGTCAGTGCGAAGGTTCTTGTCGGGCCTGGCGGATCCGTTTCGAGGCAGGTCACGCTGAAGTCTTCCCTGGAGACGCCTATCTTCGAGTATGGTCGAGGAAGCGGGGACGACAGCGGTCGTGGCAGGGTCCGTAGTTGGTCGTATGTTATTCAGCAAAGCGGCGCTTCATCCAACTACTTGCGTGTTCTTCAAGAAAACGAAATGGGTGTTTGTGAGGTGGCCAGGACTGTTCCTCGCCGGGCTGCTCACGGATTGTCCTCCTTAGTTAACGAATTATTTGAGAACGTTGCGAATGTTACTCATCATTATCAGGACACGAGGCATCCTGACGGCCCGCATCCTGACGGCCCTTTAGTTGAGGAGCAGTCGCCGTACATACGAGAGGACGAGCTGAGACGGGAGTTGACCAGGCACGGCTTTTACGAAACGTAGCGTCGTTCGAAGAACTGCGCGTTGAGATGTCTTGCGTGTCGTGCTGATTTTTTTGGCGTCTTCAGCAAGCGCCACAGCAGAAGCGCCCTTCGCGTTTTTAGTCGAGATCTTCTAAGTCTTCCAGGCTGAGAAGGTCTTCTTCAAAGGCTTCTTCGTCCTCTTCTTGTTGTGTCGTTGGGGAAGGAGCGTCGGCGGATGTGTCCTTGGCGGTGTTTATTTGCTCTGCCTCGATGTTTTCCGGGTTCTCTACTTCGGCTTCATTGGCTGCTTCCTGGTCGAGTCCGCTCGGTTTTTCTTGAGGGCCTGCCTCGTTGCTTGCGCTCCTTTCTTGTTCTGCTTCGATGAGGGCGAGTTCTTCTTTGGGAGACACGTTGGGGAAGACGAGGTTCGCGACGAACTCTGTTCGGTCAAACATGGTGTTGTGTTGCGCTTTTCCAACAAGTTTGATGATGGTGCCGAGAAGGTCGGTCTTGACAGCTTCGAACTCGTGGGGGGCTTCTTTGTAGGCAAGGATTTCTTCGTGGGTTTTGCCGAGGAGTTTTTGGACTTGGTTTTGCCAGAGAACGACTTGCATATTCGCGGTTCCGTCATCGAGGTAGAGGTTGAGGACGTAGCTCGTGTTGGGCGTGATGGGTCCGTGCACGTCGCACACGGCGCCTTTGGCGTCTGCTCTGACACGCTTGCCGCATTGAGGGCACTTGTCGAAGAATCGGGGGCTGAATACTTGGACGATGGTGCCGAGTACTTCGACTTGCTCTTCTCCGGGCGTGAGTTCGCCGAGGTGTTTGCGCTTTGGCTTTTGGATGATGTCGTCGGGGTTGACGTTGAGTGGGTTGATGGTTAGCGTGCTTGAGTCGCTAAGGTGGACTTCTGCCCTGCCGTTATTGTCTCGTACGGTGGCGCCTTTGATGAGCACGACGGTTCCTTCGTGGAGCTGGTTGAGGTGGTCTGCTTGCTTGTTCCAGAGGACGACCCGGGTCGTTCCTGTTCCGTCGTTGAGAATGAAGTTCGCTACTTTCCCTTCTTTCCCGTCTTTGTTGAAGGTTCGTTGTTCGAACACGCGTGAAACCTTTCCGAGAAGTTCTACGGCGCGCATGCCTGGGAGGAGGTCTTTGATGGAGAGTTTTCCCCGCGGGGGTACTTCAATGACTTTGACGCCGAGTTCGTTGGCTATGATGTGCGCTGCGCCTTCTTTGGAGATGAGGCCGCTGAGTTGGTCGAGCTTTTCTTTAATGCGTTCCTCAAGCTCTTCTCGCGATATGCCTTGCTGCTCCTGTATTTTTTGGAGAATGGTTTCGTAGGGTACTTCAATCATGCTCGTGATGTACCAAGCACGGCTGCGGTGATGTTGCAGTTCTGCCTCGTGCTCCTGTGTTCGATGTGATTCTTGGGTTCAGGGCCAGTTTTATATGTTTTGCGCTCAAGAATGCGGGGAGGTGATTTCCTGTGTTTTCCGAGCGAGGAAGGCGTTATTGCGTGCATTCGAGGGGTTCTGGCTGGAAGAGCGAGGTGTTTTGTTGGATGATGTGGTCGGGGGTTTTCCACTGGTTCTGACCTTTAGGAGGCAGGTAGAGGGCGAAGGGGATTCTCACAGGGGGTGTTGCGAGCGTTGTGTTTTGGCAAACGTAGGGTATGGGCTCTGCGAGAGGAAGCTCTGCACAGAAGGTGTAGTAGCGTTTTTCTTGATTACAGAGCGGTATTGCTCCTTGTTTTTGTGTGTTGTTAAGGAGTGTTTCGTCGAGGATTTCGCCGGTGACGTAGTCAAAGAAGGCGCCTTGGGGGTTTTGGAAGATGCCAAGGTATTGGCTTCCTTGCTCACAAAAGGGGGAGGCGAACTTGTCCAAGACGTTGCCGACGCCGAGTGCTCCGGCAAAATTTGCTAGGGATCCGATGCCGCTTTGGCTTGCTGCTTGGTCTTTGTTGCATGCGTTGAGTTGTTGGAGGAGCGTGATGGTCGGGTGTTGCGTGTTAGGAAGGAATTTTCCGAGCACGTAGCGTGGCGTGGAGTTTTTGTAGAGGAGGAGTGTCGGGTACGGGTCTCTGAGGGTTCTTGTGTTGTTGCTTGCAAGGTCTTGTGCGGCGAGGAAGGGTTCTGGCGTGGAGGCGTTTATGGTGCTCCAAAGGGTGGCTTCTTTGAGGTTTGGTCTTTGTGTTTCGTCTTCTGCGTTGGCGAATTGGGTTGTGAGGGCGACATCGTAGATGATTGTTGTTTTGTTGATGAGTTGGACGTGGCCGTCCGGGGTGAGTCGTATGGCTGTGCCTGGTGGAGGGGGCGGGAGGCGTGTTGTTTGCGGGTCGCAGAGGCAGCCTTGGTTTGGCTGGGCGTGGCAGTCCGCAAGCGCTTCCACGACCGTGGCGAAGGCGGAGAGGCGGTCGTTGTTCGGGCAAGCGCCTCTTG belongs to Candidatus Woesearchaeota archaeon and includes:
- a CDS encoding iron-sulfur cluster assembly accessory protein encodes the protein MDRVEKNAEGEGHEQEMSKQKRIRKEMTIGEVVQRYPSAAEVLMREGIHCVGCGVAQFETIEQGLLGHGLTPDEVDELVEELNNAIPEEAGDPEKIVITEVAARKLKDILEAQGKKGGGLRIAVQPGGCAGMSYHFDIEDHEQEGDVVFDVGGVRFFIDAESAKLLRGAKVDYVDALQGAGFKITNPNAQSTCGCGQSFS
- a CDS encoding DedA family protein, with amino-acid sequence MSQKKRTKKRREDVAVKTVEGGGKGGSAAAKTRWSARFAVRLALLVLIIGLLFWARTSPAAQLLSLSELKDQRGALLAQVDDHYVSSVVIFVVVYIAVVALSIPAAAVLTLLAGFLFGTILGAVYVNVAATAGAGIVFLVARYLLGSWVQERYGERLRAFNEELRVHGHRYLLTLRLIPVIPFWLINLLAAMTKVPFRTFLWTTSLGILPGSLVYAYAGRQFGSLDSLAGLLSPGVVTAFCLLALLSALPLLREKFLHKKAGGRRR
- a CDS encoding winged helix-turn-helix transcriptional regulator, coding for MGYVLVAPVGDNPRALFVGMKEFPTTKAVLIAPPARYGRAKKLKKQLEQFTVPTEIIEIRGSVMEEMFRVFGALCEKYLAEEVIVNVATGDRMSTCAALSASYANGLRAFGVEGDSVMVLPILRLSYYRELSERKLRILQALDANRWTSLQQLSKALGMSAALVSYHLNGNYKYLGLRQHRLVEVKEEHQQLMVRLSQMGVLLLKGYVAQKNNR
- a CDS encoding tetratricopeptide repeat protein produces the protein MGSWLKGSWWLVFGSVLVLALLSACSRSVEEGGVAKVVVRQVLTVCPSRLGFLDVERCETWVLVDSREARLGFPLGSVNASSLNVSVNESLLANVTKQEPFVLSWNGVSSVFVAPLKREDGERLCSAYGYDSAPLTLPFGFCDLLLYEAFEKQPWKEFPASACGGSVSEECLLRHAERIPDADRKLAMCDTFPDAFQTARLHCFGNYFESLKLRGTFVLREEACKGVVHRQDCFDAYYFYAPACGLIKTGWLSLQCERTYSFTEDKARSFNNECLFLLEDGQLKGALAACNKALDLSEGREGFIWDSKGQVLEALGRLDEARQVYEVALRLDPRLHETRERLDRLQD
- a CDS encoding CoA-binding protein — translated: MHPDQDLKHFLDKKNIYAVIGATPNKEKYGYKVFHTLKQAGYLAIPVNPNAPDVDGIPAYKTLKDYPGTIDVVVFVVPPPIALDVLHQAAKQGIRKAWFQPGSESAEALSFCKKQGIDAIHGMCIMVESTTA
- the trxA gene encoding thioredoxin, with amino-acid sequence MAIVNLTAENYEQEVKNSDKPVIIDFWAPWCGPCKMMAPVFEKLSEEYAGKMKFAKCNVDEEQSLPQTFGVQGIPTLFIIKNGEPVAKSVGMRPEAELKQFIEANL
- a CDS encoding metal-dependent hydrolase, translating into MLGKTHLAIALFFGLLVEHMTGIRIGILGTIALFLGALLPDLDEHKSALGRKAKIIAWLFPHRGVFHSVLFAVFFTILLYGIAPRQGAALFFLLGYLSHIFSEAITPRGVRPFFPSTLRLKGPVRVGKTTEHVLFWTLVLVDAYLLIAV
- a CDS encoding DUF2240 family protein — encoded protein: MIEVPYETILQKIQEQQGISREELEERIKEKLDQLSGLISKEGAAHIIANELGVKVIEVPPRGKLSIKDLLPGMRAVELLGKVSRVFEQRTFNKDGKEGKVANFILNDGTGTTRVVLWNKQADHLNQLHEGTVVLIKGATVRDNNGRAEVHLSDSSTLTINPLNVNPDDIIQKPKRKHLGELTPGEEQVEVLGTIVQVFSPRFFDKCPQCGKRVRADAKGAVCDVHGPITPNTSYVLNLYLDDGTANMQVVLWQNQVQKLLGKTHEEILAYKEAPHEFEAVKTDLLGTIIKLVGKAQHNTMFDRTEFVANLVFPNVSPKEELALIEAEQERSASNEAGPQEKPSGLDQEAANEAEVENPENIEAEQINTAKDTSADAPSPTTQQEEDEEAFEEDLLSLEDLEDLD